CAAGCTGATCATCGGCACCAACCGCCCGGACGTGCGCCTGGTGATCGTGCGTGCTTCCGACGTGCCCACCTATGTGCAGTACGGCGCCGCCGACCTGGGTATTGCCGGGCGCGACGTGCTGATCGAGCATGGCGGCGCCGGCCTGTACCAGCCGCTGGACCTCAACATTGCCAAGTGCAAGATGATGGTGGCGGTGGAAAACGGCTTCGACTACGAGGCGGCAGTGAAGCACGGCGCGCGTCTGAAAGTGGCTACCAAGTACCCGCTGATCGCCCGCGAGCACTTTGCCGCCAAGGGCGTGCACGTGGACATCATCAAGCTGTACGGCTCCATGGAGC
This Vogesella sp. LIG4 DNA region includes the following protein-coding sequences:
- the hisG gene encoding ATP phosphoribosyltransferase; amino-acid sequence: MTLTIALSKGRIFEETLPLLAAAGIVPAEAPESSRKLIIGTNRPDVRLVIVRASDVPTYVQYGAADLGIAGRDVLIEHGGAGLYQPLDLNIAKCKMMVAVENGFDYEAAVKHGARLKVATKYPLIAREHFAAKGVHVDIIKLYGSMELAPLVGLADAIVDLVSTGGTLKANNLVAVEHIIDISSRLVVNQAALKLKYDTIQPVLDAFAGAVPQ